In the genome of Pararhizobium qamdonense, the window AAGGCATGGATGCCGCCTTTCGTAAATGCGTAGTGGGGTCCAGAGCGCAGCCCGCCCATCCACCCAGCAACGGAACCAAACAGGACGATGCGCCCTCCACCCTGCTCGACCATCTTCGGATAGTAGGCTCGCGTCAGATTGGCCGGCCCCTTAATGTTAACGGCGATGGTCCGATCCAATGCCTCATCCCAGCTTTCGTCCATCCAGTCGTCGGGAGGGCAGATCGCAGCGCAGTCGACCAGGCCGTAAACCGGCCCAGTTGCTCCGGAAAGCCGCGAGACCGCATCCTTGCTGCTCGTATCGCAGCTATGGAAAGTCGCAGGGCCACTTAGCTCTCCTACTGTCCTGCGGATGGTATCGACATCTGCGATGTCGACGAGCGCAACCTCGGCACCATGCGCAGAGCACAGGCGCGCCGAAGCAGCTCCAATGCCACCACCGGCTCCGGTGATCAGTATCCTTCGTCCGGTCAAGTCGTTGGGACGGAAGCTTGTCATGGCTGTCTCCTTTATCGGCATGGCTTTGCTCACAGCGCCAGATAACGCTGGCTGATGTCCTGATTGGCTCGCAATTGCTCGATCGTACCGTGATAGACGGCGCGCCCGCGATCAACAATCGTCACATGCGAAGCTACGCCGAGGCAGAAATGCATATTCTGTTCGGCAAGGAGAATGGTGACCCCAAGCTCCTTCAGCGTCACAATCAGCTTGCCGATCGACTGGACGATGATTGGTGCGAGCCCTTCGCTTGGCTCGTCCAGCATCAGCACATCTGGATTTCCCATCAGAGTGCGGGCGATGGTGAGCAGTTGCTGCTCGCCACCCGAGAGAAGTCCAGCACGGCGCGTCTTCATGGTGGCAAGAAGCGGGAACACCTCGTAGATGCGGTCCAGCGTCCACTGCATTCGACGGTCCGTGCCGCGCTTGGCGCCAATCATCAGATTGTCTTGCACGGTGTGGTCGGGGAAAACCTGCCGGTCTTCGGGAACATAGCCGATGCCTAAACGTGCAATCGTATATGGAGCGCGTCCGCGAAGCTGTTGGCCCGAAACCGTGATCGCGCCATTGCGCGGTGGCGCTAGACCTGCAATTGCCTTGAATGTCGTACTTTTCCCGGCCCCGTTGCGACCGAGCAGCGCCATCACCTGCCCCTTATGAACCGAGAAGCTCATCCCGAACAGGATCTGGCTGTCGCCGTAAAAGACGTTGGCATTCCCAACCGTTAGT includes:
- a CDS encoding SDR family NAD(P)-dependent oxidoreductase codes for the protein MTSFRPNDLTGRRILITGAGGGIGAASARLCSAHGAEVALVDIADVDTIRRTVGELSGPATFHSCDTSSKDAVSRLSGATGPVYGLVDCAAICPPDDWMDESWDEALDRTIAVNIKGPANLTRAYYPKMVEQGGGRIVLFGSVAGWMGGLRSGPHYAFTKGGIHAFTRWLAQRGAEHNVTVNAIAPGPIDTPMIMGRGYEPDAVPLKRLAAPEEVGAFVLLLCAPGGGFASGAIFDVNGATHLR
- a CDS encoding ABC transporter ATP-binding protein, whose translation is MSDAILTVGNANVFYGDSQILFGMSFSVHKGQVMALLGRNGAGKSTTFKAIAGLAPPRNGAITVSGQQLRGRAPYTIARLGIGYVPEDRQVFPDHTVQDNLMIGAKRGTDRRMQWTLDRIYEVFPLLATMKTRRAGLLSGGEQQLLTIARTLMGNPDVLMLDEPSEGLAPIIVQSIGKLIVTLKELGVTILLAEQNMHFCLGVASHVTIVDRGRAVYHGTIEQLRANQDISQRYLAL